A single region of the Actinoplanes sp. SE50/110 genome encodes:
- a CDS encoding ABC transporter ATP-binding protein, whose protein sequence is MTTDLADLERRAAAAAVARAGGQDRLRGHIVCDGLVRIFRTEGVEVMALQGLDLVIDRGELLAVVGASGSGKSTMLNILSGLDEPTAGIATVAGFDLLGMTAKRRLEYRRKIVGFVWQQTARNLLPYLTARENVELPMRLAGRRRRKRAEELLEMVGVADQAGRRPAEMSGGEQQRCAVAVALANDPEVLFADEPTGELDEATADEVFGALRTVNAELGVTVVVVTHDRNVAGQVRRAVAIRDGKTASEVRRSARLAADGSEHHVSEEYAVLDRAGRLQLPAAFVEALELRDRVRLNLEPDHVEVRPGTAAEQGEPA, encoded by the coding sequence GTGACGACCGATCTGGCCGATCTGGAGAGGCGGGCGGCGGCCGCCGCGGTGGCCCGCGCCGGAGGGCAGGACCGGCTGCGCGGGCACATCGTCTGCGACGGCCTGGTCCGGATCTTCCGCACCGAGGGTGTCGAGGTGATGGCCCTGCAGGGCCTCGACCTGGTGATCGACCGCGGGGAGTTGCTGGCGGTGGTCGGTGCGTCCGGCTCCGGCAAGTCGACCATGCTCAACATCCTGTCCGGGCTGGACGAGCCGACCGCCGGGATCGCCACGGTGGCCGGATTCGATCTGCTCGGGATGACCGCGAAACGGCGCCTGGAATATCGGCGGAAGATCGTCGGGTTCGTCTGGCAGCAGACCGCGCGCAACCTGCTGCCCTACCTGACCGCCCGGGAGAACGTCGAGCTGCCGATGCGGCTGGCCGGCAGACGGCGCCGGAAACGGGCCGAGGAGCTGCTGGAGATGGTCGGGGTGGCCGATCAGGCGGGCCGCCGGCCGGCCGAGATGAGCGGCGGCGAGCAGCAGCGGTGCGCGGTCGCGGTGGCGCTGGCCAACGACCCGGAGGTGCTGTTCGCCGACGAGCCCACCGGGGAACTCGACGAGGCCACCGCCGACGAGGTGTTCGGCGCGCTGCGCACGGTCAACGCCGAGCTCGGGGTGACCGTCGTGGTGGTCACCCACGACCGGAACGTGGCCGGCCAGGTCCGCCGGGCGGTCGCGATCCGCGACGGCAAGACGGCTTCGGAGGTACGTCGTTCCGCACGACTCGCCGCGGACGGAAGCGAACACCACGTCAGCGAGGAGTACGCGGTTCTCGACCGGGCCGGGCGCCTGCAGTTGCCGGCCGCGTTCGTGGAGGCGCTCGAGCTGCGCGACCGGGTACGCCTCAATCTGGAACCGGACCACGTCGAGGTGCGCCCGGGAACCGCGGCGGAGCAGGGGGAGCCGGCATGA
- a CDS encoding carbohydrate ABC transporter permease, which yields MLSALLLFAAVLGVILFLASRVRGKRSDNWVGYLYLLPVVLLLAVGLVYPGLRTVYESFFDASGGSYIGLDNYKTIFTDDDLLQVLFNTILWTVLVPLVATAIGLIYAILVDKSRFESFAKALIFLPMAISMVAAGVIWKFMYEYRVDQPNVKQIGLINQLIVWLGGHPLQLLISDNLPGPLGMNTLLLIVVFIWIQAGFAMTILSAAIKAIPDEIIEAARLDGVTPWSMFVKITLPSVRTTIVVVLTTLAIGALKVFDVVRTMTGGNFKTSVIANEFYSQLVRASNQGLAAALAVVLFLLVTPIIIYNIRQVRQEA from the coding sequence ATGCTCTCCGCGCTGCTGCTGTTCGCCGCAGTGCTGGGCGTCATTCTGTTCCTGGCGAGCCGGGTTCGGGGCAAGCGCTCCGACAACTGGGTCGGCTACCTCTACCTGCTGCCGGTCGTGCTGCTGCTGGCCGTCGGCCTGGTCTACCCCGGCCTGCGCACCGTCTACGAGTCGTTCTTCGATGCCAGCGGCGGCTCGTACATCGGCCTCGACAACTACAAGACGATCTTCACCGACGACGACCTGCTCCAGGTGCTGTTCAACACGATCCTCTGGACGGTGCTGGTCCCGCTGGTGGCCACCGCCATCGGTCTGATCTACGCCATCCTGGTGGACAAGTCGCGGTTCGAGTCGTTCGCCAAGGCTCTGATCTTCCTGCCCATGGCGATCTCGATGGTCGCGGCCGGCGTCATCTGGAAGTTCATGTACGAGTACCGGGTCGACCAGCCGAACGTGAAGCAGATCGGCCTGATCAACCAGCTCATCGTCTGGCTCGGCGGCCACCCGCTGCAGCTGCTGATCTCCGACAACCTGCCGGGTCCGCTCGGGATGAACACCCTGCTGCTGATCGTGGTGTTCATCTGGATCCAGGCCGGCTTCGCCATGACGATCCTGTCCGCGGCGATCAAGGCCATCCCGGACGAGATCATCGAGGCCGCCCGTCTCGACGGCGTCACCCCGTGGAGCATGTTCGTCAAGATCACGCTGCCGAGTGTCCGGACCACCATCGTGGTGGTGCTGACCACGCTGGCCATCGGCGCGCTCAAGGTCTTCGACGTGGTCCGCACGATGACCGGCGGCAACTTCAAGACCAGCGTCATCGCGAACGAGTTCTACAGCCAGCTGGTCCGGGCCAGCAACCAGGGGCTCGCCGCCGCGCTCGCCGTGGTGCTGTTCCTCCTGGTCACCCCGATCATCATCTACAACATTCGCCAAGTCCGTCAGGAGGCATGA
- a CDS encoding carbohydrate ABC transporter permease has product MTVTPLTTTPDITPVQLSAAAVAKKKLSSPWASLAAIVIAVLWTIPTFGLLVSSFRPELAIKRTGWWTFFSDPQVTLDNYRAVFDSDSGISLGTYFINSLMICIPSVLIPLSLAALAAYAFAWINFRGKNILFVAVFALQIVPLQVTLIPLLTIFGKVGIAGTFWPLWLAHTTFALPLAIYLLHNFIKEIPATLIEAARVDGAGHVSIFFKVMLPLLTPALAAFGIFQFLWVWNDLLVALVFAGGGDTVAPITLQLANITGTRGTAWHLLASGTFVSIIVPVTVFLLLQRFFVRGLLAGSVKG; this is encoded by the coding sequence ATGACGGTCACCCCGCTGACGACCACACCGGACATCACTCCGGTACAGCTGAGCGCCGCCGCTGTCGCCAAGAAGAAGCTCAGCTCGCCGTGGGCCTCCCTGGCCGCGATCGTGATCGCGGTGCTCTGGACGATTCCGACCTTCGGGCTGCTGGTCTCGTCGTTCCGGCCCGAGCTGGCGATCAAGCGGACCGGCTGGTGGACGTTCTTCAGTGACCCGCAGGTCACGCTGGACAACTACCGCGCGGTCTTCGACAGCGACTCCGGGATCTCGCTCGGCACGTATTTCATCAACTCGCTGATGATCTGCATCCCCTCGGTGCTGATCCCGCTGTCGCTGGCGGCCCTCGCGGCGTACGCGTTCGCCTGGATCAACTTCCGCGGCAAGAACATCCTGTTCGTGGCGGTCTTCGCCCTTCAGATCGTCCCGCTGCAGGTCACCCTGATCCCGCTGCTGACCATCTTCGGCAAGGTCGGGATCGCCGGCACGTTCTGGCCGCTGTGGCTGGCGCACACCACGTTCGCCCTGCCGCTGGCGATCTACCTGCTGCACAACTTCATCAAGGAGATCCCGGCGACCCTCATCGAGGCGGCCCGGGTGGACGGCGCGGGCCACGTGTCGATCTTCTTCAAGGTGATGTTGCCGCTGCTCACCCCGGCCCTGGCCGCTTTCGGCATCTTCCAGTTCCTCTGGGTCTGGAACGACCTGCTGGTCGCCCTGGTCTTCGCCGGCGGCGGCGACACGGTCGCCCCGATCACCCTGCAGCTGGCCAACATCACCGGCACCCGGGGCACGGCCTGGCACCTGCTGGCGTCCGGCACGTTCGTCTCGATCATCGTGCCGGTCACGGTGTTCCTGCTGCTCCAGCGGTTCTTCGTGCGCGGCCTGCTCGCCGGCAGCGTCAAGGGCTGA
- a CDS encoding UDP-glucose/GDP-mannose dehydrogenase family protein — translation MKVCVVGTGYVGLTTGVSLAFLGHEVTCVDLDQNKVDMLRAGKCPIYEPGMEELLAEAAPNLSFTTSYDEGVPGADVVFVAVQTPSAADGSPDLRYLRSAAESVARSLNHDFTVVVNKSTVPIGSGNWVDAILRESFAQRDDRPAGVEFAVASNPEFLREGNAIADTLFPDRIVIGSDNPRSLEVLNRLYRPIINQTFTAPAFQPRPEDASAVPLVSTDLASAELIKYAANAFLALKISYVNEIGQLAAKVGADITEVARGMGLDQRIGSRFLQPGVGWGGSCFGKDTKALVATASEYNLEMPIVTAARDVNQRQRAIAVERLQNELRILKGRKIGLLGCAFKPNTDDLRDSPALDIANLLLARGARVRLHDPIAGERFRREQPELAPYLSETLDGVFDDCDAVVLVTEWAQYLELDWGKFVGLMRNPLVLDGRHALDAERMRRLGFKYVAVAG, via the coding sequence ATGAAGGTTTGCGTTGTGGGTACCGGCTATGTCGGTCTGACCACCGGCGTCAGCCTCGCCTTCCTGGGGCACGAGGTGACGTGCGTGGATCTCGACCAGAACAAGGTCGACATGCTGCGTGCCGGCAAGTGCCCGATCTACGAGCCCGGGATGGAGGAGCTGCTCGCCGAGGCGGCACCCAACCTCAGCTTCACCACCAGCTACGACGAGGGCGTGCCCGGCGCCGACGTGGTGTTCGTGGCGGTACAGACCCCGTCGGCCGCGGACGGCAGCCCCGACCTGCGGTACCTCCGCTCCGCCGCGGAGAGCGTGGCCCGCTCGCTGAACCACGACTTCACCGTCGTGGTGAACAAGTCGACCGTGCCGATCGGCAGCGGCAACTGGGTGGACGCGATCCTGCGCGAGTCGTTCGCGCAGCGTGACGACCGCCCGGCCGGCGTCGAGTTCGCGGTCGCCTCGAACCCGGAGTTCCTGCGCGAGGGCAACGCGATCGCCGACACCCTGTTCCCGGACCGGATCGTGATCGGCTCGGACAACCCGCGCAGCCTGGAAGTGCTCAACCGGCTGTACCGGCCGATCATCAACCAGACCTTCACCGCGCCGGCCTTCCAGCCCCGGCCGGAGGATGCCAGCGCGGTCCCGCTGGTCTCCACCGATCTGGCCTCGGCCGAGCTGATCAAGTACGCGGCGAACGCGTTCCTGGCCCTCAAGATCAGCTACGTGAACGAGATCGGCCAGCTCGCCGCGAAGGTCGGCGCCGACATCACCGAGGTCGCCCGCGGCATGGGCCTGGACCAGCGGATCGGCTCCCGGTTCCTGCAGCCCGGCGTCGGCTGGGGCGGCTCCTGCTTCGGCAAGGACACCAAGGCCCTGGTCGCCACCGCCAGCGAGTACAACCTCGAGATGCCGATCGTCACCGCGGCCCGCGACGTCAACCAGCGGCAGCGCGCGATCGCCGTCGAGCGCCTGCAGAACGAGCTGCGCATCCTCAAGGGCCGCAAGATCGGCCTGCTCGGCTGCGCGTTCAAGCCGAACACCGACGACCTGCGCGACTCCCCCGCGCTGGACATCGCCAACCTGCTGCTGGCCCGGGGCGCCCGGGTGCGGCTGCACGACCCGATCGCCGGCGAGCGGTTCCGCCGCGAGCAGCCCGAGCTCGCGCCGTACCTGAGCGAGACCCTGGACGGCGTCTTCGACGACTGCGACGCGGTCGTGCTGGTCACCGAGTGGGCGCAGTACCTGGAGCTGGACTGGGGCAAGTTCGTCGGCCTGATGCGCAACCCGCTGGTGCTGGACGGGCGGCACGCGCTGGACGCCGAGCGGATGCGCCGGCTGGGCTTCAAGTACGTTGCGGTGGCCGGCTGA
- a CDS encoding cellulose binding domain-containing protein: MRWSPGGALVAALVVAATSVVVVAQPPSATAAAADPYTWKNVRIDGGGFIPGIVFNPGEKNLIYARTDIGGAYRWNQTGQSWTPLLDGVGQTDWGHNGVLSIAADPVDTGRVYAAVGMYTNSWDPNNGAILRSTDRGATWQQTDLPFKVGGNMPGRGMGERLAVDPHDNRNVYFAAEGGNGLWRSTDHGVTWARVTAFPNAGNYVQDPADTSGYLAQNQGLTWVTFGAAGQVFVGVADRANPVYMSADSGVTWSRIAGQPTGYLAHKGVVQGDYLYIATSDTGGPYDGGAGAVWKYRISTATWTDISPTAVADRYYGYSGLTVDTQHPGTLMVATQISWWPDAIFFRSTDNGATWTRAWDWTGYPSRSRRYALDISADPWLDFNNAPAAPEESPKLGWMNESLQIDPFDSNRLLYGTGATLYGTTDLTKWDSGGTITIKPVAKGIEETAVLDLASPPSGAPLVSALGDVGGFYHADLDTVPASFHDTPSLGSNTSLDFAELSPSFFVRVGNADAAPHIGVSNDGGKTWYQGQEPAGVSGGGTVAVGADANAVVWSPAGTGVHYSTTRGSSWTASTGVPAGAIVESDRVNPETFYAYAGGSFYTSVDGGASFTASTVALPSAGRLHVKAVPGVAGEVWVAGSTGLLRSTDSGKTFTQVSAEVTAGVNVAFGKAAPGASHPAVFLVGTVDGVDGVYRSDDTGASWVRINDDGHRYGNAGDALAGDPRIYGRVYLGTNGRGILYADRTGATPSAPASPSPSASPSTSPRRPTAGCSASYKTIGSWSGGFQGEVTVANTGASATTGWTVKWAYTAGQAVTQSWGGTAAQSGSAVTVTNASYNGALASGASTTFGFLGSTTGTTDPVPSPVSCSRVP, from the coding sequence ATGAGATGGTCCCCCGGCGGCGCGCTGGTCGCCGCCCTGGTGGTCGCCGCCACCTCGGTGGTCGTCGTCGCCCAGCCGCCCTCCGCCACGGCTGCCGCGGCCGACCCCTACACCTGGAAGAACGTCCGGATCGACGGCGGTGGTTTCATCCCCGGCATCGTCTTCAACCCCGGCGAGAAGAACCTGATCTACGCCCGCACCGACATCGGCGGCGCCTACCGCTGGAACCAGACCGGCCAGAGCTGGACCCCTCTGCTGGACGGGGTCGGCCAGACCGACTGGGGCCACAACGGCGTGCTGAGCATCGCCGCCGATCCGGTCGACACCGGCCGGGTCTACGCCGCGGTCGGCATGTACACCAACAGCTGGGACCCGAACAACGGCGCGATCCTGCGCTCCACCGACCGGGGCGCCACCTGGCAGCAGACCGATCTGCCGTTCAAGGTCGGCGGCAACATGCCCGGTCGCGGCATGGGGGAGCGGCTGGCCGTCGACCCGCACGACAACCGGAACGTGTACTTCGCCGCCGAGGGGGGCAACGGGCTGTGGCGCAGCACCGACCACGGCGTGACCTGGGCCAGGGTGACCGCCTTCCCGAACGCCGGCAACTACGTGCAGGACCCCGCCGACACCAGCGGCTACCTCGCCCAGAACCAGGGGCTGACCTGGGTGACCTTCGGGGCCGCCGGGCAGGTCTTCGTGGGGGTCGCGGACCGGGCCAACCCGGTCTACATGTCCGCGGACAGCGGCGTCACCTGGTCGCGGATCGCCGGGCAGCCCACCGGATACCTCGCGCACAAGGGCGTGGTTCAGGGCGACTACCTGTACATCGCGACCAGCGATACCGGCGGGCCGTACGACGGTGGCGCCGGCGCGGTCTGGAAATACCGGATCAGCACCGCCACCTGGACCGACATCTCGCCGACCGCGGTCGCCGACCGGTACTACGGCTACTCCGGGCTGACCGTCGACACCCAGCACCCGGGCACCCTGATGGTCGCCACCCAGATCTCCTGGTGGCCGGACGCGATCTTCTTCCGCAGCACCGACAACGGCGCCACCTGGACCCGGGCCTGGGACTGGACCGGCTACCCCAGCCGCTCCCGGCGCTACGCCCTGGACATCTCGGCCGACCCGTGGCTGGACTTCAACAACGCCCCGGCCGCCCCGGAGGAGAGCCCGAAGCTCGGCTGGATGAACGAGTCGCTGCAGATCGACCCGTTCGACTCGAACCGGCTGCTCTACGGCACCGGCGCCACCCTGTACGGGACCACCGACCTGACCAAGTGGGACTCCGGCGGCACCATCACCATCAAGCCGGTCGCCAAGGGCATCGAGGAGACCGCGGTCCTCGACCTGGCCAGCCCGCCCAGCGGCGCCCCGCTGGTCAGCGCGCTCGGTGACGTGGGCGGTTTCTACCACGCCGACCTGGACACCGTGCCGGCGAGCTTCCACGACACCCCGAGCCTGGGCAGCAACACCAGCCTCGACTTCGCCGAGCTCAGCCCGTCGTTCTTCGTCCGGGTGGGCAACGCCGACGCGGCACCGCACATCGGCGTCTCCAACGACGGCGGCAAGACCTGGTACCAGGGGCAGGAGCCGGCCGGGGTGTCCGGCGGCGGCACCGTCGCAGTCGGCGCCGACGCGAACGCGGTGGTCTGGTCGCCGGCCGGCACCGGGGTCCACTACTCGACCACGCGCGGCAGCAGCTGGACGGCGTCCACCGGCGTCCCGGCCGGGGCGATCGTCGAGTCGGACCGGGTCAACCCCGAGACCTTCTACGCGTACGCCGGCGGCAGCTTCTACACCAGCGTCGACGGGGGCGCCAGCTTCACCGCGTCGACCGTGGCGCTGCCCAGCGCCGGGCGGCTGCACGTGAAGGCGGTGCCGGGCGTGGCCGGCGAGGTGTGGGTGGCCGGCAGCACCGGGCTGCTCCGCTCGACCGACTCCGGCAAGACCTTCACCCAGGTGTCGGCGGAGGTGACCGCGGGCGTGAACGTGGCCTTCGGCAAGGCCGCGCCGGGCGCGAGCCACCCGGCGGTCTTCCTGGTCGGCACGGTCGACGGGGTGGACGGGGTGTACCGCTCCGACGACACCGGGGCCTCCTGGGTGCGGATCAACGACGACGGGCACCGGTACGGCAACGCCGGCGACGCCCTGGCCGGCGACCCCCGCATCTACGGCCGGGTCTACCTCGGCACCAACGGCCGGGGCATCCTCTACGCCGACCGGACCGGTGCAACGCCCTCCGCACCCGCGTCGCCGAGCCCGAGCGCATCCCCGTCGACCAGTCCCCGTCGGCCCACGGCCGGGTGCTCCGCCTCGTACAAAACAATCGGCTCTTGGTCCGGCGGTTTTCAAGGCGAAGTCACGGTGGCCAACACCGGCGCGTCCGCCACCACCGGCTGGACCGTCAAGTGGGCCTATACGGCTGGACAGGCCGTCACGCAGAGCTGGGGCGGCACCGCCGCGCAGTCCGGCTCCGCGGTCACCGTCACCAACGCGTCCTACAACGGCGCCCTCGCGTCCGGGGCTTCCACGACCTTCGGATTCCTCGGCAGCACCACCGGCACCACCGACCCCGTCCCGTCTCCCGTTTCCTGCTCCCGCGTCCCCTAG
- a CDS encoding ABC transporter ATP-binding protein — translation MSVVEVTGVGRDFGSGDRVVHALAGVSFTAEKGELVAVRGRSGAGKTTLLNLIGGLDQPTAGRIVVAGREVTGAGERELLELRRDRIGFVFQSFGLVPILSAAENVSVPMRLARRDPRDRDERVSVLLELVGLGGQANQRPGELSGGQQQRVALARALANDPDLLIADEPTGQLDSDTGRAIMDLLRAVVDARGMTALVATHDPSLMDRADRVLTLRDGRLEAGAA, via the coding sequence ATGAGCGTCGTCGAGGTGACCGGGGTCGGTCGTGACTTCGGCAGCGGGGACCGCGTCGTGCACGCCCTCGCCGGGGTGTCGTTCACCGCCGAGAAGGGTGAGCTGGTCGCCGTCCGGGGCCGGTCCGGAGCGGGGAAGACCACGCTGCTCAACCTGATCGGCGGGCTGGACCAGCCGACCGCCGGGCGGATCGTGGTGGCCGGCCGGGAGGTCACCGGGGCCGGCGAGAGGGAGTTGCTGGAGCTGCGGCGTGACCGGATCGGCTTCGTCTTCCAGTCGTTCGGTCTGGTGCCGATCCTGTCCGCGGCGGAGAACGTGAGCGTGCCGATGCGGCTCGCTCGTCGCGATCCGCGGGACCGCGACGAGCGGGTGTCGGTGCTGCTCGAACTGGTCGGGCTGGGCGGGCAGGCGAACCAGCGGCCCGGCGAGCTCTCCGGCGGGCAGCAGCAGCGGGTGGCGCTGGCCCGGGCTCTGGCCAACGATCCGGATCTGCTGATCGCCGACGAGCCGACCGGGCAGCTGGACTCGGACACCGGGCGGGCCATCATGGACCTGCTGCGCGCGGTGGTCGACGCGCGCGGGATGACCGCGCTGGTCGCCACCCACGACCCGAGCCTGATGGACCGCGCCGACCGCGTCCTGACCCTGCGCGACGGCCGCCTGGAGGCCGGCGCGGCCTGA
- a CDS encoding ABC transporter substrate-binding protein encodes MFGHSGSSRSRVALAGALSAGLIFSLAACGNDKKSDSTGSNDAASAGIDCSVFSQFGDIKGKTVSVYTGIVTPEDTPHKKSYEPFEKCTGATVKYEGDKSFETQILVRAKAGTPPDIAYVPQPGLLQQLVATGKAVEAPAEVSANVDKFWTKDWKAYGTVDGKFYAAPLGANVKSLVWYSPKQFKEKGYTVPTTLDELKALSDKIAATGSKPWCAGIGSGDATGWPLTDWVEDFMLRINGVDTYDKWVKHEIPFNSPEDIAAWDAVGAYLKNDKYVNGGLGDVKSIASTTFQDAGLQILEGTCSLHRQASFYAANFAKGTDISENGDIYAFYLPGKDAATKPVLGGGEFVVAFNNRPEVKAFQYFLSTDTWANLKAKVSSGWVSANNGLKIESLTNPIDQLSAKILQDPKAQFRFDGSDMMPAAVGSNAFWKQATAWIIGQDTQTTVNNIEAAWPKK; translated from the coding sequence ATGTTCGGTCACAGTGGGAGTTCGCGATCCCGAGTCGCGCTCGCCGGTGCCCTCAGCGCCGGGCTGATCTTCAGCCTGGCCGCGTGCGGCAACGACAAGAAGAGCGACTCGACCGGTTCGAACGATGCGGCCTCGGCGGGCATCGACTGTTCGGTGTTCAGCCAGTTCGGCGACATCAAGGGCAAGACGGTGTCGGTCTACACGGGCATCGTCACGCCGGAGGACACCCCGCACAAGAAGTCGTACGAGCCTTTCGAGAAGTGCACCGGCGCCACGGTCAAGTACGAGGGCGACAAGTCCTTCGAGACCCAGATCCTGGTCCGGGCCAAGGCCGGCACCCCGCCGGACATCGCGTACGTGCCGCAGCCGGGTCTGCTGCAGCAGCTCGTCGCCACCGGCAAGGCCGTCGAGGCCCCGGCCGAGGTGTCGGCGAACGTCGACAAGTTCTGGACCAAGGACTGGAAGGCGTACGGCACGGTCGACGGCAAGTTCTACGCCGCGCCGCTGGGCGCCAACGTGAAGTCCCTCGTGTGGTACTCCCCCAAGCAGTTCAAGGAGAAGGGCTACACGGTCCCCACCACGCTGGACGAGCTGAAGGCGCTGAGCGACAAGATCGCCGCGACCGGCAGCAAGCCGTGGTGCGCGGGCATCGGCTCCGGTGACGCCACCGGCTGGCCGCTGACCGACTGGGTCGAGGACTTCATGCTGCGGATCAACGGCGTGGACACCTACGACAAGTGGGTCAAGCACGAGATCCCGTTCAACAGCCCCGAGGACATCGCGGCGTGGGACGCGGTCGGCGCCTACCTGAAGAACGACAAGTACGTCAACGGCGGTCTCGGCGACGTCAAGAGCATCGCGTCCACCACGTTCCAGGACGCGGGTCTGCAGATCCTCGAGGGCACCTGCTCGCTGCACCGCCAGGCCTCGTTCTACGCGGCCAACTTCGCCAAGGGCACCGACATCTCGGAGAACGGCGACATCTACGCCTTCTACCTGCCCGGCAAGGACGCGGCCACCAAGCCGGTCCTGGGTGGCGGTGAGTTCGTGGTCGCCTTCAACAACCGGCCCGAGGTCAAGGCGTTCCAGTACTTCCTGTCCACCGACACCTGGGCCAACCTCAAGGCCAAGGTGTCGAGCGGCTGGGTGAGCGCCAACAACGGTCTGAAGATCGAGAGCCTGACCAACCCGATCGACCAGCTCTCCGCGAAGATCCTGCAGGACCCGAAGGCGCAGTTCCGGTTCGACGGTTCCGACATGATGCCCGCCGCGGTCGGCTCGAACGCGTTCTGGAAGCAGGCCACGGCCTGGATCATCGGCCAGGACACGCAGACCACGGTCAACAACATCGAAGCCGCATGGCCCAAGAAGTGA